From the Thermovirga lienii DSM 17291 genome, one window contains:
- a CDS encoding DNA translocase FtsK (PFAM: Ftsk gamma domain; FtsK/SpoIIIE family~COGs: COG1674 DNA segregation ATPase FtsK/SpoIIIE and related protein~InterPro IPR002543: IPR018541~KEGG: aco:Amico_0855 cell division protein FtsK/SpoIIIE~PFAM: cell divisionFtsK/SpoIIIE; DNA translocase ftsK gamma~SPTR: Cell division protein FtsK/SpoIIIE): MLGNVFFSRNQKQKKGSKKRDKAQQKIKEPFLTEGRLALCRNITLLLAILLDLYFIASYFSFYTGRIGHFLHKYIMLYGGGGAIIPLAFGLYCFIALLIKKPIPHFFRQLAATVLVYFALSLALHLYKTSKFPVLIKLRPWMTPGLYGQVISNSLLMFAGPFGTILFGFAAVFIALWLLDFISYGKIKLAMESLFKKAQSPQKDSKASQEDSHQTESDLRSPKVKDIVVRKHKGQEVGQFLVVEENSVECSNSLEAIDEEETAQQDSELPLTCEVEQGVFPPPLDILGPETFNSDKDLSQELIDQKSNNIIDTLREFNIEAQMAEVVVGPTVIQFRLQLAPGVKVSKVAALTNDLAVALGVANLRVEAPIPGTTYVGVEIPNPKRKPVHLRSIIQHKSFSESEGDLPIAIGTTVDGRHLTVPLEKLPHLLVAGTTGSGKSVFISSCITSLCYARRPEEMRLLLIDPKRVEMKIFEKLPHTLMPPVVESKKAVHALAWAVSEMEKRYEKFAQARARDLKTYNAKVLPKDRLPYIVIVIDELADLMFTSPKEVEDYICRLAQMARATGMHLIIATQRPSVNVVTGLIKANIPARVAFTLPSQTDSRTVIDIAGAEKLLGSGDMLFLTPRLSKPVRMQAPMINETAITNFIEYLIRLFGEPEYIDIDTANSNHPNEVVESYDPLLEQALEIIMQTGIASASRLQRQLRVGFTRAARLIDTLESLGIVSAPDGAKPRDILVDLEEAKQILGEHLKRDNV; encoded by the coding sequence ATGTTGGGAAATGTCTTTTTCTCTCGTAATCAAAAACAGAAAAAAGGAAGCAAAAAGCGGGATAAGGCTCAACAAAAAATAAAAGAACCTTTCCTCACCGAAGGGCGCCTTGCGCTATGCAGAAATATCACGCTTCTATTGGCTATCCTACTAGATTTGTATTTTATAGCTTCATACTTTAGCTTTTACACGGGGAGGATCGGCCATTTTCTTCATAAATACATAATGTTATATGGTGGAGGAGGGGCAATTATCCCTTTGGCTTTTGGGCTTTATTGCTTCATTGCCCTTTTAATCAAGAAACCCATACCCCACTTCTTTCGGCAGCTTGCTGCGACAGTTCTGGTTTATTTCGCATTGTCGTTGGCCTTACATTTGTATAAAACTTCAAAATTCCCAGTATTGATAAAGTTACGCCCATGGATGACGCCTGGACTGTATGGACAGGTAATATCCAATAGCCTACTTATGTTTGCAGGCCCTTTTGGTACCATTCTTTTTGGGTTTGCTGCAGTATTTATTGCACTGTGGCTTTTGGATTTCATTTCATACGGAAAGATTAAACTTGCAATGGAATCATTATTCAAAAAAGCGCAGTCACCCCAAAAGGATAGTAAAGCATCACAAGAAGACAGTCACCAAACTGAGAGCGATCTTAGAAGCCCTAAAGTCAAGGACATAGTCGTTAGGAAGCATAAAGGGCAAGAAGTGGGCCAATTTCTGGTGGTAGAAGAAAATTCTGTTGAATGTTCGAACTCACTGGAAGCCATAGATGAAGAAGAAACTGCACAACAAGATAGCGAACTACCGCTAACTTGCGAAGTCGAACAGGGGGTTTTCCCCCCACCTCTAGATATCCTAGGCCCAGAAACCTTTAATTCTGATAAGGATCTTAGCCAGGAACTAATAGATCAAAAAAGTAACAATATAATTGACACGCTGAGGGAGTTCAACATAGAAGCACAGATGGCTGAAGTAGTAGTTGGCCCAACAGTTATCCAGTTCAGGTTACAGCTTGCTCCGGGAGTAAAGGTGAGCAAAGTTGCAGCCTTGACCAACGATCTTGCCGTGGCTCTGGGCGTAGCTAACTTGAGGGTAGAAGCTCCCATACCTGGAACTACATATGTTGGTGTGGAAATACCCAATCCAAAGAGAAAGCCGGTGCATCTCAGGAGCATTATCCAACATAAATCCTTTAGTGAATCAGAAGGAGATCTGCCTATCGCGATAGGAACAACAGTGGACGGAAGACATTTAACCGTTCCTTTAGAGAAGCTACCCCATCTATTGGTAGCAGGAACCACAGGCTCAGGAAAGAGTGTTTTTATATCAAGTTGCATAACCTCCCTTTGCTATGCCAGACGTCCAGAGGAAATGCGCCTTTTACTAATAGATCCTAAACGTGTTGAGATGAAGATATTTGAAAAGTTGCCTCACACTCTTATGCCACCCGTTGTGGAATCTAAAAAGGCAGTACATGCCTTAGCTTGGGCAGTGTCTGAAATGGAAAAACGTTATGAAAAATTCGCTCAGGCCAGAGCAAGAGACCTCAAAACATATAATGCCAAGGTTTTACCAAAGGACCGGTTGCCCTATATAGTAATTGTAATAGATGAACTGGCAGACTTAATGTTTACCTCTCCCAAGGAAGTGGAAGACTATATATGTAGGCTTGCCCAAATGGCGAGGGCCACCGGAATGCACCTTATAATAGCTACACAAAGACCTTCCGTTAACGTTGTAACTGGTTTGATAAAGGCTAACATACCAGCCAGAGTTGCTTTCACTCTGCCATCTCAAACTGATTCAAGAACTGTTATAGATATCGCAGGAGCAGAAAAACTTTTAGGCAGTGGGGATATGTTGTTCCTCACTCCTAGGCTCTCCAAGCCGGTCAGGATGCAAGCACCTATGATAAACGAAACTGCTATAACAAACTTTATAGAATACTTAATTCGCCTATTTGGAGAACCAGAGTACATCGATATCGACACAGCAAATAGCAATCACCCAAACGAAGTTGTAGAATCCTATGATCCCCTCTTGGAGCAAGCTTTAGAAATAATAATGCAAACGGGTATAGCCTCTGCCAGTAGATTACAGAGACAGCTTCGCGTTGGTTTCACGAGAGCCGCAAGGTTGATCGATACCCTTGAAAGTTTGGGGATAGTGAGCGCTCCTGATGGTGCTAAACCTAGGGATATATTGGTGGACCTTGAAGAGGCAAAACAAATCTTGGGAGAGCACCTAAAGAGGGACAACGTATGA
- a CDS encoding ABC transporter related protein (PFAM: ABC transporter~COGs: COG0410 ABC-type branched-chain amino acid transport systems ATPase component~InterPro IPR003593: IPR003439~KEGG: tai:Taci_1393 ABC transporter related protein~PFAM: ABC transporter related~SMART: AAA ATPase~SPTR: ABC transporter related protein): MPLLEVENLHIAYKEIEAVKGVSFHISEGELVSIVGANGAGKTSILNAIMGLVSPKEGKIKYKGNDITGTAAHERAKMGIRIVPEKARLFPQLTVWENLMTGIYGIKKQVPLQERLDWIYELFPILKEREKQAAVTLSGGEQQQVAIARALISDPDLLLVDEISMGLMPILVDRVFEVLQELNRKHGKTVLLVEQNALASLEISTRAYVLETGEITFSGTAEEVASDPRIHEAYLGG, encoded by the coding sequence ATGCCGCTTCTTGAAGTCGAAAACTTACATATTGCCTATAAAGAAATAGAAGCCGTTAAGGGTGTGTCCTTCCATATTTCTGAGGGAGAGTTAGTTTCGATAGTTGGAGCTAACGGGGCGGGTAAAACTTCGATCTTGAACGCCATAATGGGTCTGGTCTCTCCTAAAGAGGGTAAAATAAAATATAAAGGCAATGATATTACAGGCACTGCTGCCCATGAGAGAGCCAAGATGGGCATTAGGATAGTCCCAGAGAAGGCTAGGCTCTTTCCACAGCTTACGGTATGGGAAAATTTGATGACCGGTATATATGGCATTAAAAAACAAGTTCCTTTACAGGAGCGGTTGGATTGGATATATGAACTGTTCCCAATCTTGAAAGAAAGAGAAAAACAAGCAGCGGTCACCCTTTCTGGTGGGGAGCAGCAGCAGGTTGCTATTGCGAGGGCTTTGATCTCCGACCCAGATCTTTTATTGGTAGACGAAATCTCCATGGGGCTCATGCCCATTTTGGTAGATAGAGTCTTTGAGGTTCTGCAAGAACTCAACAGGAAACACGGGAAGACGGTGCTTTTGGTGGAGCAAAATGCTTTGGCTTCTTTGGAGATATCTACTAGAGCATACGTGCTCGAGACAGGAGAGATTACTTTTAGCGGAACTGCAGAAGAGGTTGCAAGCGACCCACGAATCCATGAGGCTTATCTGGGAGGATAA
- a CDS encoding Polyprenyl synthetase (PFAM: Polyprenyl synthetase~COGs: COG0142 Geranylgeranyl pyrophosphate synthase~InterPro IPR000092~KEGG: aco:Amico_0851 geranyltranstransferase~PFAM: Polyprenyl synthetase~SPTR: Polyprenyl synthetase): MRDNVLQKDFIEYYDNKKTVFEEHLGNISKKGLPNVPNTLWESMTYSLMAGGKRIRPVLTMTVGEVFGLREEEVLPLATAVEMIHTASLIHDDMPCMDNDTLRRGKPTNHVVYGEAMALLAGDALFLYAIEQAIRNLTAIGNLDKSNIMEAAKTLLEAAGPSGICSGQAMDMHEANNSFFSPWKIAYYKTATLIKAAVVSPAQLAGASSDDIKALTSYASHLGVAFQMVDDILDVIGEKNSLGKNPGKDEAQGKNTFIAVYGLEEAVKLARLHSQKSIGALSKIDKDTKYLASFAIYLESRTY, encoded by the coding sequence ATGAGAGATAATGTCCTTCAGAAAGATTTTATCGAATATTATGACAATAAAAAGACGGTTTTCGAAGAACATTTGGGAAATATCTCTAAAAAAGGCCTGCCGAATGTACCAAATACGCTGTGGGAGTCCATGACATACTCTCTCATGGCTGGCGGTAAGCGGATAAGACCTGTCTTAACAATGACCGTAGGCGAGGTTTTCGGCCTGAGAGAAGAGGAAGTCTTGCCTTTAGCTACAGCGGTCGAAATGATACACACCGCCTCTCTTATACATGACGACATGCCATGCATGGATAACGACACATTGCGGAGAGGCAAGCCCACAAACCACGTTGTTTACGGTGAAGCAATGGCTTTATTGGCAGGAGATGCTCTCTTCCTCTATGCAATTGAGCAGGCGATTAGGAACTTGACAGCGATAGGTAACTTAGACAAAAGCAATATAATGGAAGCCGCAAAAACTCTTCTTGAGGCAGCAGGCCCCTCAGGTATTTGTAGCGGACAAGCAATGGATATGCATGAGGCTAATAATTCATTTTTCAGCCCCTGGAAAATAGCATATTATAAGACCGCCACGCTTATAAAAGCAGCTGTTGTGTCACCTGCACAATTGGCAGGTGCCTCTAGCGACGATATAAAGGCTCTAACATCATATGCATCTCATCTTGGAGTAGCTTTTCAGATGGTCGATGATATATTGGACGTAATAGGAGAAAAAAACTCTTTAGGTAAAAATCCAGGTAAGGACGAAGCCCAGGGGAAAAATACATTTATTGCCGTCTACGGACTTGAAGAGGCTGTGAAACTTGCAAGGCTTCACTCGCAAAAATCTATAGGCGCTTTGAGCAAGATCGATAAGGACACTAAATATC
- a CDS encoding peptidase U62 modulator of DNA gyrase (PFAM: Putative modulator of DNA gyrase~COGs: COG0312 Zn-dependent protease and their inactivated homologs~InterPro IPR002510~KEGG: aco:Amico_0856 peptidase U62 modulator of DNA gyrase~PFAM: peptidase U62 modulator of DNA gyrase~SPTR: Peptidase U62 modulator of DNA gyrase), whose product MDDLFKISEYMSEKNLDHGDVFLQKTDSHTVRLDNGKVEEVKSNHTHGTGVRFFLNGNTVYASSNGTDLNAIRACLKNCEEKAGMTSKDINFKNKDLIPDRLHVKVPNIEILVDLEKKIRRASPSIKQVLINISTSKSVIKIISSEGKIVNKKRDSSKVYIHVVVEKDGILYTGMESHAMALDLDAFLNKNDLEKMGEKAIKRALLQSEAKPCPAGVMQVVLSGKSGGTMIHEAVGHGLEADIINKDFSVYKDKIGQKVASEQITLVDDPTLPDLYGSYCFDDEGTEASRTILIENGILKNYLTDIASALQYDLPKTGNGRRASFRHIPIPRMSNTFILGNGTYESEEIINSVQKGLLVMKMGGGEVHPTTGDFVFHVSEGYYIEKGQIQYPVKNAIMTGNGPEVLNKITKIGKDLMFDAGVCGKSGQGVPVTDGQPTVLIDEIIVGGSHA is encoded by the coding sequence ATGGATGACCTATTCAAAATAAGCGAATATATGAGCGAGAAAAACTTGGATCACGGCGATGTATTTTTGCAAAAAACGGACTCTCACACAGTACGTCTAGATAATGGCAAAGTAGAAGAAGTAAAATCAAATCACACCCACGGAACGGGGGTTCGTTTTTTCCTTAATGGAAATACTGTCTACGCTTCCTCGAATGGCACGGATTTAAATGCAATAAGAGCCTGTCTGAAGAATTGCGAAGAAAAAGCAGGAATGACATCAAAGGATATAAACTTCAAAAACAAGGATCTGATTCCTGATAGGTTACATGTAAAGGTTCCAAATATCGAAATATTGGTGGATTTGGAGAAAAAGATACGAAGGGCATCTCCATCGATCAAACAAGTGCTCATAAACATTAGTACATCAAAAAGCGTGATAAAGATCATTTCTTCTGAAGGTAAGATCGTAAACAAAAAAAGAGATTCCTCAAAAGTTTACATACATGTAGTCGTTGAGAAAGACGGCATCCTTTATACGGGAATGGAATCCCACGCAATGGCTTTGGATTTAGATGCCTTTTTAAATAAAAATGATCTAGAGAAAATGGGAGAAAAAGCAATCAAAAGAGCTTTATTACAATCTGAAGCTAAACCATGCCCCGCAGGAGTCATGCAAGTCGTATTGAGCGGCAAAAGTGGAGGAACCATGATCCACGAAGCAGTAGGACATGGGTTGGAAGCTGACATTATCAATAAAGATTTCTCCGTTTATAAAGATAAAATAGGGCAAAAGGTAGCAAGCGAACAAATAACCTTAGTGGATGATCCTACATTACCCGATCTATACGGAAGCTATTGTTTTGACGATGAGGGCACAGAAGCTTCTAGGACCATACTCATAGAGAATGGCATACTTAAAAATTACCTCACCGACATTGCCTCCGCATTGCAATACGATCTACCAAAAACTGGAAATGGCAGAAGGGCTTCTTTTAGACATATTCCCATTCCTAGGATGTCGAATACGTTTATACTAGGTAATGGAACCTATGAAAGTGAAGAAATTATCAACTCTGTTCAAAAAGGCCTTTTAGTCATGAAAATGGGAGGGGGCGAAGTGCATCCCACTACAGGTGATTTTGTGTTTCATGTTTCAGAAGGATACTACATAGAGAAAGGACAAATACAATATCCCGTAAAAAATGCCATAATGACAGGAAATGGACCAGAGGTCCTCAATAAAATAACAAAAATTGGGAAGGATTTAATGTTTGATGCTGGAGTTTGCGGAAAATCAGGTCAGGGAGTACCTGTAACTGATGGACAGCCAACTGTTCTAATAGATGAGATAATTGTGGGAGGATCACACGCATAA
- a CDS encoding thiamine pyrophosphokinase (PFAM: Thiamin pyrophosphokinase, vitamin B1 binding domain; Thiamin pyrophosphokinase, catalytic domain~TIGRFAM: thiamine pyrophosphokinase~COGs: COG1564 Thiamine pyrophosphokinase~InterPro IPR006282: IPR007371~KEGG: aco:Amico_0854 thiamine pyrophosphokinase~PFAM: Thiamin pyrophosphokinase catalytic domain-containing protein~SPTR: Thiamine pyrophosphokinase;~TIGRFAM: thiamine pyrophosphokinase), producing the protein MRTKSFLELPQVEATFSKRSLGKVLVFVAGGRRPDKKWLSFLVRKGYPFWAVDRGLTYCLEAGITPTLYIGDKDSISEEELTRAQKTMVELVTYPTMKDLTDLQLALKEASNRCENASILLTGCWGGRFDHLYSIVHSAVWADEWGISTIAMADDKEILYFLKGKTSISLDFKKLPKNISLLALSDHCIGVSIDNVVWPLQEHTLSQHHPFAVSNKLHPSSENQGINVSVQKGWLGVYLNF; encoded by the coding sequence ATGAGAACAAAGAGCTTCCTGGAATTACCTCAAGTTGAAGCAACATTCTCCAAGAGATCTTTAGGCAAAGTGTTAGTTTTTGTGGCTGGTGGGAGAAGACCCGATAAAAAATGGCTTTCTTTCTTGGTCCGAAAAGGATACCCCTTTTGGGCTGTAGATAGAGGATTAACCTATTGTTTGGAAGCAGGTATAACCCCAACCTTGTATATAGGTGATAAGGACAGCATAAGCGAAGAAGAACTGACAAGAGCCCAAAAGACCATGGTGGAGCTTGTAACTTACCCCACCATGAAAGATTTGACGGATCTGCAGTTGGCACTGAAGGAAGCCAGCAACAGATGTGAAAATGCCTCTATATTACTGACAGGATGCTGGGGAGGGAGGTTTGACCACCTTTACAGTATTGTCCACTCTGCGGTTTGGGCAGACGAGTGGGGTATTTCGACCATTGCTATGGCTGATGATAAGGAGATATTGTATTTTTTGAAAGGAAAAACATCGATCTCTCTAGATTTCAAAAAGTTACCTAAAAACATTTCTTTGCTAGCATTATCGGATCATTGTATCGGAGTAAGCATAGACAACGTGGTGTGGCCCCTTCAGGAACACACATTATCACAGCACCACCCCTTCGCGGTGAGCAATAAACTACACCCTTCCTCTGAGAACCAAGGAATCAATGTCAGCGTCCAAAAGGGGTGGCTTGGGGTATACTTGAACTTCTAA
- a CDS encoding amino acid/amide ABC transporter substrate-binding protein, HAAT family (PFAM: Receptor family ligand binding region~COGs: COG0683 ABC-type branched-chain amino acid transport systems periplasmic component~InterPro IPR000709: IPR001828~KEGG: tai:Taci_1392 extracellular ligand-binding receptor~PFAM: Extracellular ligand-binding receptor~SPTR: Extracellular ligand-binding receptor), with product MRMVKVLLSVFLVLTLLGGSAFAADTIKIGVLAPLTGFAAADGESVLNSVNIAVDKINASGGVLGKKVELVVYDDRADAKEAVSLAHKLIGQDRVVAVVGGSYSMPTRAVATFFQEAQIPFVAAYAVHPDITKAGDFCFRNGFLAEVEGKAAAKVATDMLGAKRIAVLYSDIDFGRTLSKGFKEYIENKTTGVEIVYSKAYPFKEKDYKPYLSEIKELNPDLIMVNGYYFQTGPILKQAREMGIKSIILGEEGADSPKLVELAGPSAAEGFIIVTNLNRDDERPVVQNFIKEYEGRYGIAPDMVGASAYDALTIIVDAIQRAGSTDGKAIRDAIASTKDFDGLTGVIKGFNEIGEVVKPVQVQIIKFGKYHYFGVVDDPDIINP from the coding sequence ATGAGAATGGTAAAGGTGCTGTTATCTGTGTTTTTGGTGTTGACCCTCCTTGGGGGATCTGCCTTTGCAGCGGATACCATTAAAATCGGTGTCCTTGCGCCCCTTACTGGCTTTGCGGCAGCTGACGGTGAGAGTGTCTTAAACTCGGTTAACATCGCAGTCGACAAGATCAATGCGAGCGGTGGGGTACTGGGCAAAAAGGTTGAGTTGGTAGTTTACGACGATAGAGCGGACGCAAAGGAAGCCGTTTCCCTTGCCCATAAGTTAATAGGGCAAGACAGAGTGGTAGCAGTAGTAGGTGGCTCTTACAGCATGCCGACAAGAGCGGTGGCTACCTTTTTCCAGGAAGCTCAAATTCCTTTTGTGGCAGCCTATGCCGTACACCCTGATATAACAAAAGCTGGTGACTTCTGCTTCAGAAATGGATTCCTAGCGGAAGTAGAAGGCAAGGCGGCAGCTAAGGTTGCAACAGATATGCTGGGAGCAAAAAGAATTGCTGTACTTTATTCTGATATAGATTTTGGAAGAACTCTTTCAAAGGGCTTTAAAGAGTACATAGAAAACAAAACAACAGGTGTAGAGATAGTATACTCAAAGGCATATCCCTTCAAAGAAAAAGACTACAAACCATACCTTTCTGAGATCAAGGAACTTAACCCCGATCTGATAATGGTCAACGGTTACTATTTCCAGACTGGACCAATTCTAAAACAAGCCAGAGAAATGGGTATCAAATCCATAATACTAGGTGAAGAAGGCGCTGATTCTCCTAAGTTGGTTGAGCTGGCTGGCCCATCTGCAGCTGAAGGATTCATTATAGTTACCAATCTCAATAGGGATGACGAACGTCCAGTCGTACAAAACTTCATCAAAGAATACGAAGGGCGTTACGGCATTGCCCCTGACATGGTAGGTGCATCGGCATATGACGCTCTCACAATCATCGTCGATGCCATTCAAAGGGCTGGAAGCACCGATGGGAAAGCCATAAGAGACGCAATAGCTTCCACTAAGGATTTTGACGGCCTGACTGGCGTCATCAAAGGCTTTAACGAAATAGGAGAAGTTGTAAAGCCTGTACAGGTACAGATAATAAAGTTTGGTAAGTACCATTACTTTGGTGTGGTTGACGACCCAGATATAATAAACCCGTAA
- a CDS encoding Exodeoxyribonuclease VII small subunit (PFAM: Exonuclease VII small subunit~TIGRFAM: exodeoxyribonuclease VII, small subunit~InterPro IPR003761~KEGG: dde:Dde_2202 exodeoxyribonuclease VII small subunit~PFAM: Exonuclease VII small subunit~SPTR: Exodeoxyribonuclease 7 small subunit) codes for MTFTKNMERIQEIVQMLDSGNLTLEESVELFKEGVELVKNCKTFLENTEQTIRILSEELEKDVFTTTPETEEADDER; via the coding sequence ATGACTTTTACAAAAAACATGGAGAGAATACAAGAGATCGTCCAAATGTTGGATTCTGGTAATTTGACCTTGGAAGAATCCGTTGAGCTATTCAAGGAAGGAGTGGAGTTGGTCAAAAATTGCAAGACCTTTCTAGAGAATACAGAGCAGACCATCAGGATTTTATCAGAAGAACTTGAGAAGGATGTCTTCACAACAACCCCTGAAACAGAGGAAGCTGACGATGAGAGATAA
- a CDS encoding LSU ribosomal protein L28P (PFAM: Ribosomal L28 family~TIGRFAM: ribosomal protein L28~COGs: COG0227 Ribosomal protein L28~InterPro IPR001383~KEGG: aco:Amico_0853 ribosomal protein L28~PFAM: ribosomal protein L28~SPTR: 50S ribosomal protein L28;~TIGRFAM: ribosomal protein L28) produces the protein MAKVCECCGRGPATGNRVSHSNRHTKRRWEVNLQSVKVDLGGNETRRMKICTRCLKSGKVKRAL, from the coding sequence ATGGCAAAGGTTTGCGAATGCTGTGGCAGAGGGCCTGCGACCGGTAATAGAGTTAGCCATTCCAATCGTCACACCAAGAGACGTTGGGAGGTCAATCTCCAGAGTGTAAAGGTTGACCTTGGTGGAAACGAGACTCGCAGGATGAAAATTTGCACCCGCTGCCTCAAGTCTGGCAAAGTCAAGAGGGCCCTATAA
- a CDS encoding aminodeoxychorismate lyase (PFAM: YceG-like family~TIGRFAM: conserved hypothetical protein, YceG family~COGs: COG1559 periplasmic solute-binding protein~InterPro IPR018202: IPR003770~KEGG: aco:Amico_0858 aminodeoxychorismate lyase~PFAM: aminodeoxychorismate lyase~SPTR: Aminodeoxychorismate lyase) codes for MGKTKTQISFVLQHVILVVSFIYFFFLIAWAPTYIEKHQVFGRGEPKNVLIATGETGKTVAEKLSKEGLVDDPEGLIFWMVKLSIDRSIKPGIYRIKPGSPWEVAKQLQTSKPFTEKVTLYPGKTYREIQEYFKNNYNEDFSNVLKKKGAFYPSVRDILPERAEDRIVFLLPDTYYVIPGESYASQAVKAASEAWYKRVGSVIGQSNLNKDHLLKIATVASLVEKETALEEEKKTIAGVIYNRLSKSMPLQVDATVVYAWGEKGIKLNRVLYKHLKIESSYNTYLVKGLPPGPICIPSIGSWMAAIFPEKHSYLFYVAKEDGSHIFSESYKEHLKAIKVNKKNKQDSK; via the coding sequence GTGGGAAAAACTAAAACTCAAATAAGCTTCGTACTTCAACATGTGATTTTGGTTGTTTCTTTCATTTATTTCTTTTTTCTCATAGCCTGGGCACCCACATATATAGAGAAACACCAAGTGTTCGGAAGGGGAGAACCTAAAAACGTTCTGATAGCAACAGGTGAAACTGGAAAAACAGTTGCAGAAAAACTATCCAAGGAGGGATTGGTAGACGATCCTGAAGGTTTAATATTCTGGATGGTAAAATTAAGTATAGATAGAAGTATAAAACCAGGCATATATAGAATAAAACCTGGCTCCCCTTGGGAAGTCGCCAAACAATTGCAGACATCAAAACCTTTTACTGAGAAGGTTACCCTTTATCCTGGCAAAACCTACAGAGAAATACAAGAATACTTCAAAAATAATTATAACGAAGATTTCTCGAACGTACTTAAGAAAAAAGGGGCATTTTACCCTTCCGTGCGAGATATTCTTCCAGAAAGGGCTGAGGATAGAATCGTATTCCTACTGCCAGATACTTATTACGTAATCCCCGGAGAAAGCTATGCTTCACAAGCTGTAAAAGCCGCATCAGAAGCGTGGTACAAAAGGGTGGGAAGCGTTATAGGGCAAAGTAACCTAAATAAAGATCACTTGCTTAAAATAGCTACGGTGGCCTCTTTAGTGGAAAAGGAGACAGCATTGGAGGAAGAAAAGAAAACCATAGCAGGTGTGATCTACAATCGCTTAAGTAAAAGCATGCCGCTACAAGTTGATGCTACTGTAGTATATGCATGGGGAGAAAAGGGAATAAAGCTTAATAGGGTTCTTTACAAGCATTTGAAAATAGAATCCTCTTACAACACGTATCTTGTTAAGGGATTACCTCCTGGACCCATTTGTATTCCTTCCATCGGTTCGTGGATGGCTGCGATATTCCCCGAAAAGCATTCCTATTTATTCTACGTAGCTAAAGAAGATGGCAGCCACATCTTTAGTGAAAGTTATAAAGAGCATTTAAAGGCAATAAAGGTGAATAAAAAAAATAAGCAAGACAGCAAATAA